In the genome of Pieris napi chromosome 16, ilPieNapi1.2, whole genome shotgun sequence, one region contains:
- the LOC125057545 gene encoding sodium-dependent nutrient amino acid transporter 1-like, whose amino-acid sequence MSSNPSFIENGAQHNKGFDPSPETVTETKESELDKKLRLRSERINRRPKWDNQLEFLMSCIATSVGLGNVWRFPFVAYQNGGGAFLIPYIIVLIVVGKPMYFLELVLGQFSNSNSIKVWSLSPALKGAGYAQAIGGAYIVSYYVSIIALCLYYFAMSFSSTLPWALCDPSWDNCVPSGESVNASQIQGNATSSAELYFTRVVLRQSNGIDNGIGLPLWDLSLCLLASWVIIFVIVARGIKSTGKASYFLALFPYVIMIILLVRAVTLPGAVNGILFFITPDWSKILEIKVWYAAVTQVFFSLSVCSGALLMFSSYNNFDQNVYRDAMIVTTLDTFTSLLSGFTIFGVLGNLAYELNYDDVSQVIGAGGTSLAFISYPDAIAKSPIVPQLFAVLFFLMMAVLGVGSGVALLSMINTVLLDAFPSVPTTLMSASVCVVAFLVGLVYVTPGGQYILELVDFYGGTFLRLFSAIAETIGIFWIYGLENLTVDIQFMLGRTCSFYWRICWSIITPVLMIVVFFYAMITTQRLQFGGTYDYPEAAYIAGYCLQYFGIAMVPIFIIVALWKYRSKNIIETVKTAFRKKPTYGPVDIQKRKEWKEYRANAKLNRQMQQKGWFQHIFIILFRGYQR is encoded by the exons ATGAGTTCAAACCCAAGTTTTATAGAAAATGGGGCACAACATAATAAAGGATTTGATCCTAGCCCTGAGACTGTAACCGAAACAAAAGAATCGGAGTTGGACAAAAAGTTAAGG TTACGAAGTGAACGAATAAACAGAAGACCAAAATGGGACAATCAACTGGAATTTTTAATGTCCTGCATTGCAACCTCAGTAGGATTAGGAAATGTATGGAGATTCCCTTTTGTTGCCTACCAGAATGGAGGTGGAGCTTTTCTCATTCCATATATTATTGTACTGATAGTAGTGGGAAAACCTATGTATTTCCTCGAGTTAGTACTGGGACAGTTTAGTAACAGCAATAGTATAAAAGTGTGGTCTCTGTCACCTGCTCTGAAAG GGGCTGGATATGCACAGGCCATAGGTGGAGCGTATATAGTCTCCTACTATGTATCCATTATTGCCCTCTGCCTTTATTACTTCGCCATGAGTTTCAGTTCAACCCTTCCATGGGCACTTTGTGACCCATCTTGGGATAACTGTGTACCTTCAGGAGAATCTGTCAACGCCTCACAAATACAAGGAAATGCCACTAGTAGCGCcgaattatattttac GAGAGTGGTATTACGTCAATCTAATGGAATCGATAATGGGATTg GTCTTCCGCTGTGGGATTTGTCGCTGTGTCTCCTGGCGTCATGGGTTATTATTTTCGTGATCGTTGCCCGTGGAATAAAGAGTACGGGCAAAGCTTCATACTTCCTTGCTCTGTTTCCTTATGTCATCATGATCATACTGCTTGTGCG AGCCGTAACTTTACCTGGTGCTGTTAATgggatattgttttttatcacaCCTGATTGGAGTAAAATATTGGAAATTAAG gtGTGGTACGCGGCTGTGACCCAAGTATTTTTCTCGTTGTCAGTTTGCTCCGGAGCTCTTTTGATGTTTTCAtcatacaataattttgatcaaaatgtttacag GGATGCAATGATAGTCACAACTCTGGACACATTCACTAGTTTATTATCAGGGTTCACGATATTTGGTGTTCTTGGCAACCTCGCTTATGAATTAAATTACGACGATGTTAGTCAAGTCATTGGAGCAGGGGGCACAAGTTTGGCCTTTATATCATACCCAGATGCTATTGCTAAGTCACCCATCGTACCACAG CTATTTGCGGTATTATTCTTCTTGATGATGGCTGTATTGGGTGTAGGCTCTGGTGTGGCTCTGCTTTCTATGATCAACACGGTACTTCTGGATGCATTCCCTTCAGTTCCTACTACACTGATGTCTGCCTCAGTTTGCGTGGTAGCTTTCCTGGTTGGACTAGTCTACGTCACACCT gGAGGTCAATACATTCTTGAATTAGTTGATTTCTATGGAGGAACGTTCCTGAGACTCTTTTCCGCTATTGCTGAGACTATTGGAATATTCTGGATTTACG GTTTAGAGAATTTGACAGTAGACATTCAGTTTATGTTAGGAAGAACCTGTTCTTTCTACTGGAGGATTTGTTGGAGTATCATCACTCCCGTATTAATGATTGTAGTGTTCTTCTACGCAATGATCACCACACAAAGACTCCAATTTGGGGGCACATATGACTACCCTGAAGCTGCATATA TTGCTGGATACTGCCTCCAATATTTCGGTATAGCGATGGTTCCTATTTTCATTATCGTTGCCTTATGGAAATACAGATCAAAAAACATAATCGAG ACTGTAAAAACGGCGTTCCGAAAGAAACCTACGTATGGACCAGTGGATATTCAAAAGCGGAAGGAATGGAAAGAATACCGTGCAAATGCGAAGCTCAACCGACAAATGCAACAAAAAGGATGGTTCCAACATATCTTTATTATCCTATTCCGTGGATACCAAAgatag